A single genomic interval of Pyrus communis chromosome 5, drPyrComm1.1, whole genome shotgun sequence harbors:
- the LOC137733123 gene encoding SPX domain-containing protein 3 gives MKFGKRLKQQMHGTLPGWRDKFLSYKDLKKLVKLISSAPMLLEQASEYGKTEAEFVYLLNNEIEKFNAFFMEQEEDFIIRNKELQQRIQRVIDKWGPNGRQPSMTKYEEEMGKIRKDIVDFHGEMVLLVNYSNINYTGLAKILKKYDKRTGGLLRLPFLQKILEQPFFTTDNISKLVKACESTIDAVFPVEEEERKREVKEAVTVAGEGIFRNTVAALLTMQEIRRAGSSTYSQYSLPPLNLDADSSDLTKLFQLSPPIPIV, from the exons ATGAAGTTTGGGAAGAGATTGAAGCAGCAAATGCATGGGACGTTGCCGGGTTGGCGCGACAAGTTCTTGTCGTATAAGGATTTGAAGAAGCTTGTGAAGCTGATTTCTTCAGCTCCCATGTTGTTGGAACAGGCATCAGAGTACGGCAAAACTGAGGCTGAGTTTGTTTACTTGTTGAACAATGAGATTGAGAAGTTTAATGCGTTTTTTATGGAGCAAGAGGAGGATTTCATTATCCGGAATAAG GAATTACAGCAGAGAATTCAAAGAGTAATTGATAAATGGGGGCCAAATGGAAGACAGCCTTCAATGACTAAATATGAAGAGGAAATGGGCAAAATTAGGAAGGACATTGTTGATTTCCACGGCGAGATGGTGCTCTTGGTGAACTACAGCAACATCAATTACACAG ggTTGGCTAAGATACTGAAGAAGTATGACAAGAGAACAGGTGGCCTACTGAGATTGCCATTCCTTCAAAAGATTTTGGAGCAGCCATTTTTTACAACTGACAATATCTCAAAGCTGGTCAAGGCATGTGAGAGCACCATAGATGCAGTGTTCCCagtggaggaagaagagagaaaaagagaagtgAAAGAAGCAGTAACGGTCGCCGGAGAAGGAATATTTAGGAACACAGTTGCAGCCCTACTCACCATGCAAGAGATTAGAAGAGCAGGCAGCTCTACTTATAGCCAGTATTCTCTTCCACCTCTCAACTTGGATGCTGACAGCTCTGATCTCACCAAGTTATTCCAACTGAGCCCTCCCATACCTATTGTTTAG